In Amblyomma americanum isolate KBUSLIRL-KWMA chromosome 8, ASM5285725v1, whole genome shotgun sequence, the DNA window acctccattgaaattcgaccgccgcggccagaatcgaacccgcgtctttcgggccggcagccgagcgccataaccactcagccaccgcggcggctcattttAAAGAGGCTGGAGAGTTTCTTGGCACCATTCCTGTGAGAGTAGACAGTCATTTTGTGCTGTGCAGCCCAAAATTACTGTTTTTTATGCAACAGTGTTGACAGAGACCAGCTGAAACATCAAGACGACTGGTCCTATGGGCCTCAACATTCATGCAGCTCAGTCTAGGCACTTCTTTCGTAACTGTATTCGCAGCGAAAGCTTTTTCTTTGCCAGTGCAGTAAACGGTGCTCAGCAGTATGCTCCCGCTTTCGAAAGCCTGAAATTGTACTTGAATTTGACAAACCAACAAAAACTGGGAAAGGCAAAGTTTAACTGCGGCAGCGATCAACGCTAAAAATAGGCACGGCGTCGTGCATGACTACGCTTTCAAAGCAAGCCTGCATCGACTTCATTTGCTGTACACCGCCCCATAACTTGTTTAATTGCGACCGAGTGGAAGCTGTGAGCGCCGAGTGACGCGGAAACCGAATAGACACGCTGAACCAGACATGTTCAGAATCCGTTGCCTCGTGTTCGTGGCTTCCATTCCGCTGCGAACAGCAAATGGAGTCGGTGAGGGCATACTTCAAAAGCGTGAGCATTCGTGACACCGTGTTTATCTTCCTTGTTCGTAAATTCCCTTTCTGCTCATGTTGTCTTTAAAAAGTAATCCTCGCACATTCTAGTTGAACAGATTAGCTGTCATTGTCTGGCCAAACCAGGACTGGCAACTTACTCACCTCCGAATTAAGCACACCGATAAGTGATGAGCATATCGCAGGCGAAAGGTCGTACTTTTTGAGTATAGAAAGGATGGTGTTGAACATCTCCTTATGCTGTTCTCTTCCGAAGTCATCGTCTGGCAGTTCTGAAAAACATTCCAGACAGCATCAATAAATGGCAAATTTTCTTTAGCCTTTACCCACAGTTTTATAAAAGGAGTGCAATTTACCTTGGATCACGCTTTTCGCGATTGCAGTTATGTTTGACCCGCCTTTCACCGCATCGTTCAGCAAGTAGTTGTGCACCTTGAGCAAAATGAACGGAGAACTGTTAGATGCAATAAATTGCAGAAAGACGATGGCCTACAAAAACTTACCGATTTCAAATTCTTGTTTGAAATATACTTTCTTATTTTTCCAAGAATCGCCTCGTTATCCATGAGCGCCTACCCGCCACAGCGTCACAGCACGTAATCAATGTCACAGCCGTAAGTTTAACAAATCAAAAGTCGACGTCTTTAGAAGGTATGTACTTTACAAATTGAAAGTTTCCGTTTGTGCCGAAACGGTGAAGGGGTGATACCAAGCTAGTGCGATTATGACAAGTCCGGCAGGACGAAGTGCGCGCCAAAACATGCTCACACTCACACTGTACCATTGAAAACGCGATGCGAGACATGTCACGTActacatgacaaaaaaaaaaattgttttacaaCATACGGTCCACAAGTGCCATCACTGAATCTGCGCGCAGAAAGCTGTTATAATAAATGCATATCAACAACGCTCCTTTATTTGCAGTTAGCGTTGGTTGGACGCGTTGTAAGCGCTGCCGCGCTGCGCTCCGGCTGCGTGCTGAGCAGGGAAACCAGCAGCGTCCGCTGTTTTGGGATGTGTGCTCGTTGCGTGGAAGAGTGCTCGACGTCTTGTGCATGCACTCGCGTAGCAGTTTGTGTTTAAAGATTTCCGTGTTGTGCATAGTCGCTTGTGCATTTATCTGGCGCTATCCCGAAAAACGCAGCGAACGGAAATTGAAATGTTGGGAAGGTGTTACGGAACAGGGTAGTTTATCATGCAGGCCAGTGTGTCCCAACGGCAGCTTCGGGCTGCCGGGGATGTCAGACTGTCACCCTTCGCTATCCTGTGTGGATATAAAAAGCGATGTTCGCGTGCTAGATCTCCTAGCATTGGGCACTGTGAAAAACGTGTGTCTGGTTTTCTTTCTTCTCATTCTTCGCTGCTTTCACTCTTGTGCTCCTTCTGAAACAACAAATTTTGGGGATGTTCCCGTGATACGTTGCGCAATGAATTTGAGATTGCCTTCTTGACAATGCAAATTCATTGCCCATTCGTTATAGAATAAAAGCGCACAGTGACATTGCTGTAGTTCGTGCAACCGCTCCTTTTTACTGTGATTGGAAGAATGTTTATTCGTGTATTGTGCTTCTTTCACTTTATTACAGGTGTACCTCGCAAAATGGAAAGAACACACGGTGGTTTTGTCGAATTTGACGGACGCACGACTCCAGCCAGACTTTCAGCACAACTTGCATATGCACCAGCTTTTAGGCCATGCCGATTACACAGTTCAATACATGGGATCATGCGAAAATACTCTTGTCGCCGAGTACTTCAAGCTCGGGTCTGCTGCGGGTTTGCAGACCCTTTTGAACACGAAACTCCTTGGGTAAGTACTGTGAACAAACCCCTCCCAGTTGTGTTGGCTTGTCAGGTAAATATATTTGCATGAGCATTGGggctgttacttttttttttggctatgcAGTAGACGCTGCGAGCATGTTTTCTCGTGCCTTCGCAGGCCAAACCACGCAGGTTTGAATGCTGAAAGCTCacgaagtactttggtttgggctagttggttcatagctgtagttgatgtcagggtggcgcgaaaggaacaaggacaagaaaggcacaagaacacaacggAACAGGCGCcgacttgcaactgaggtttattcgcccacACCCTTAAATTTTATGATGCACCCGAGCCGTATCACAGTAGCCtataacaaaaagaaataatgcgaaGAGTAAAATTTCAAGAGCCATAATTCAGAATGTAGGCACCACTTCTAACAGACGGGAAGATGTAATTCAGCACTACACATCTGATAACAGCTAACTTGTTGGACTCGGTCCCAAGATTATCTGAGCACAAAACCAATTAGGAACATAATCTCATAACAGAGACGCACACTTGGCCAAGGCAAACGGCGCAAACTCAGTTTTCCTGCTTTAATACATCAGGTGACAATGAATGACCAACAATAACTTGGAAGAAATTGGTGCACATGAAAACTTAAACTTCGAGGAATCATCTCAGCGTCAAAGTACTAGAAGAATCGGCTTGTGCACAATTCTCTTTTGGTTGGCCGATAAAGCACATCGAGGAACAACAAACTATGCAAATAAAACTTCGAAACATTAAAACCTAAAGACAcccttcaagaaaaacaacctCAACGTCACTAATCGAAATGGGCAGTTTACTAACACAGACGCTTCCTGTTTTCTTGATATAATATGCCTTAACTACTTTTTGCTCAAATTTGTCTTTCCACGATATAATATGCCCTCAACTACTTTTCGCTCAGATTTGTCTTTTCCGCTCTTCAAAGAAATTGTTTTGTTTAGTTCCGGACGACACTCTCTGCAGGTTTTGCAGTGGTTTGCAAGGAAGCTTCCTTGTTGATTGCGCACATTCcccaagtgttcactggcacgctCATTCAAAtgtcgaccggtttgccctatgtaaacgaGACCACAGCTTAAAGGAATCTGGTATGCAACTCGTGACCTGCATTTGGTGAactttttgatgtttaatagtgCAAATAATGTGTTTAATAGTTCCTAATAGTGATGTTTAATAGTCGTTTATTCTACGGCTAAGGGCTAAGTCACAGTGCAAATCTTTGAGAGTTGCAAGTTGACGCCTGTCCCGTTGTGTTCTTGtgccgtcctgacatcaactaCAGCTGAAAGCTCACAGTTGTAGCTTCACTGCATAGCTCCAGAAAATTGTCCTGAGTGCACACACACTAAACATGCAACCGAAATTTTTATGAAGCTTACTACAATCACTGCCGTAGTGCAGTTACCTTGTCGATACTTTCTCAACCTTGTGTGGGCATTTTTCTCCAGGTACAACACCTTGTTCCGGCGGTTTTCCCTCTGCCTCAGCTATGTTACCATTCTGGAATATCTGCACAGCCACAATCGTGTTATGTGTGATTCCAACACATTACTCAAAACATTGTCACAATACTTAGTCCACCCAGACTTGACCTTGCGTGTCAATGACCTCGATGCCCTACCATATGCCACTCACAATGAAATGGCTGCTTGTGGTTCGCCACCACTGCTTGGAGATCTCTTGGCACCAGAGCAGCACGGAAATATGCCAAATGAATCGCTGTGCAGTACTGCATGCGACATTTGGAAGATTCCAGATGTCTGTCTTTGGTTCCTGGGGCGAACACGAGAAGCTGAAAGCTTCAAGTTCCACCTATTCTCAGTGCATCGCCAGTGCAAGCTGCATCAGCCTGATCAGCGACCTAGTGCAGCGGAGGTTTTGAGAAACTATGATAGGATTTGGCAGGAGTGGGCACGTGGACTTTGATCAGGCTGTACTATTTGATTGTTGCCGCACATGTGACCGCAGAGATATGTGCTGTTGGTCAATCCATGACAAGCCTTGCTCAATTTCAGCAGTGCTGTGACTGCTACATGGTGCAAAAATGCTGTAGTAAATTTCAGTCTGCAGTTTCCCACAAAAATATTTATTAGGATAGCTACATTTTCAGCGACAAAATGCAAATTGTGCATTGGACTCTTGGTGTTAAAGATGTACACACCTTTCTATATGTAGTGAACTGTATACTCTAAACGTGCACACATACATTTCAGTCTATGCAATGTCATGGTACCAGCTCTACACCATGGCACAACCATTCTCAGTTGCATCATGTCGACAATTGTCTCTGAAAACCGTCAGCAGGAGCTGTATTCAGCTGCTCCCAAACTGAGCACTTTTTGCTGAATGTTGCTTAGCTATTTTTTTTATGCACCACTACAAATTAAGGTTACACTTCCACGGGCTGCCTGTGAACCTTTACATGTTTTTACTGTCTACAAATAAAGCTGCTGACCTGTGTTTCTGCAATTCATCCAATAGTTGCACTAAGCTGTTACCTATGTACAAGACGCATAACCTGTACCTGTACGACATGCTGCATGTGACAATATCGATGTATGTGTCCTTTCAAATGGAATGGTAAAAGTTTTTGATTAGTTTTAAGTTAAGTGCCACAGAAACATGAAAAGCTATGTGATGTAGCTAAGCGGGACTGCTATAGCATGCGAGTAGATTAGCTGTAACTCTGAACCTTGTATTGGCTACAATTTTCACTGCAACCCGCAAGTCAAATATTTACAATCTAAGGTTTCTGCGAATGAGCGACGGTGCCCCATTATTTTTTCAGTGGTAGGTTTTAATTATGCCATTCAGGTTGTTTAACGGGACAATGTGGACAAATACAAGTTTGCCTGTATCGATAGGGTACCACATTCTAGTCACAAACAGGCCACCATCGCCAAAAACGATTTTTATTAGCTATTGAAGatcaaaaatgaaatacaggcgtcgccatcaccggccgattgtgcaagtaaaatgcatgcgtcGAAACAGATCACAAGGGCTATGCTACATTGCCATCCACTTAAATACGGCAGCAAGCTGTCCTTGGTGATGCCGGTAGTTACTTGTTCTTCGAATAAAAATtaacataccccccccccccccccccccccgcaaaaaaaGCCTGTAAATCAAACTAATACTGGCTTGAACTGAAAAGTACTTCCAACATTGCATTCCTTGTGCTTTATATAATTTAGCCACTTGTTAGAATGCCAGTTTTATGATGGGTGTTGCCTAGCAAAAAGTAATCTGCACATTACAGAATTTGTAGAAAATGCAATTTATtaaaagtaatcaattacttgtaACACATTATGTAAAAAACTGCACTGCTTCAACAAATGCACATTATTAGCAAGCACACATGGATCGGACTACAAGGGCGCTACCAATTGCACAAGGATAGATCTGCATGCTTGAGGAAACCTGTCGCTGGACAACCGTGaattaatatccagaaatgctagccataggggcctgtgttccttttcagcaatctttatacactgcatcaatgaaaacagattagtcctccaacctcctttgtttccggaacccattttgtagctcgcCTAgtaccccctcgttctccacccaagcctgcaatctgtcctttataatctgcatcaccaccctgtaaaccacagatgtcactgttatggggacGGTAgttagttacgtcagctttgtccccctttctcttatatatcatgttcattctacctaatcgccattcatcatcggggactttcccatccactatcatgtTATTCACTACCTggattaatgtttgcttggattttggtcctagcttatTTATTAAAGATAATCGGATACCATCTGGGATGCAGAGTGTCACCTCACGAAGAAAGAACGTTTAAAAAATTGTCTTCGCCCGCTTTCCGTCGTCGGATGGCACACTCCCTCACAGGCGTAGAGCAGGCGCGAAGGCTAGCCGACAGGGGAGAGCAGGAAAGGATAGGAGAGGCGTTGGACGGTCGGATCGGCCGTACGCCGTACTCGGCAGGCATTGTGGCCGATTCACAACGACCGGCggtccgcgcatcacgtgttcgtgcgtcaccaaatcgagagcgtgctgtcggcccgcggactggacagcCAAGgaaagttcaagtgcctctcccctcgcgggaattagcggcggcccgcgaagatgcgcgcgccagctctggcaacgcaccgctcttgccagtatttcggctgccgcatttcgctgagtggcgttgagctggcgcgctgttttgacaagctgcactgcggttcgctaccatgacgaagtggtcgactcggctagcaaggcggcccaggccattgaggaattggacaaagggccgcacctgcaccattcaatcgcagccATATTGGGTcaggaggaaaaaccagtttgaccagcgttgcccaaacgctttaaaatattccataatgcgatacagcgcgaataaagacgggacgaagcgagacaagacaccacagcgctgacttcaactgaatttttattgcggaaaggggcgctgttgacacatgagacacatgctgttgacacatgagacacctgagagtgggtcactacgcttccttgatttaaggctttctctagcagaaagacacttatgctggcggtatgagccgagagggggcaagtccctgcttccttatagttctgcccactctaagattgttaagcgcggcatcgcgaacctgtgttttactaatgctctaaagaatcttgtctgcactctatgggtgacagctttaacaaacagtcttctaggctggaaaaagcaggctaccctaagacacttctcatctcggtagcagaaggcctcctgaagaagcttaagggaggaatacgcgaagtgGCGGTTCCAGATAAGCACAACAAGGTTTGTTTGTGATTCccttacctgcacgcggtgtctcaccggttgaagaggaataggccagcgggctgatgttagagtggtgtttccggctcccgacaagctctccaagctctgccacaaagtaaacgcccctgcagagcgtaaaccagcctgcccggtcaaacaccgttcaccgtttgtatcctgcaaagtcggtgtcgtgtataaaattcctttgagttgtggcagggcttacataggccaaactggtcggtgccttaatgagcgactgatggagcactctaatgacgtcagcaacacagcaaagaggaacctgggagtgcattgcttgaagtgtccgtctcgcccttgcaagccgttgtttcaagattgcactgttctagataaaaatgcccatcaaagcactcgcgaaatcatggaggcattgcacatcttgaaactaggagagggactgtgtcagctctccctcgatcgccctgacgaaacgagaagtagattatttgagccagatgtcatctcggtgatttcttcattcggttttgattttcagcgattttagaaccttttggctcttagtagttttcaggtgtgtttgccgccatgtcatgagcagcctcttatttgccccttttggccctgcaattttagtctctctcgcacggttttagatcttttttacccttttttggctttattttcccctagcaaattgttagtgccctgctttttgctccctagtttcattcctcgccttgtactgcgtttaaggccctttggctcttgtttttgtgtttttgttgcaaaatgccggtgccttgtcttatcgttcatcattgacttgcactgcgttgttgtttgctattagcagtcatccttgtgcgttgttgcagcctcttcttttcgcctgtaaatatcttatcccggcgtatcaattccagcagtagcggcatcatgcgttcccttccatttcctgtataaaatatcccctttccgcaagtaaaaattcagttgaagtcagcgctgtggtgtcttgtctcgcttcgtccccgcctttattcgcgctgtatcgcattatggaaaattaccaactagcccgatctgccgctcttgctttaaaataatctggcaacagcgGTACACCCAgcgtgtcgtctgctcttttggtccgtcgcatccgcttgacgtcatcggatcgcaggcaaGTTTtcagtggcgcatgaacacgtgatgcgcgggccgcgggcgaacggaccgtcgtgtgaatcggccattatAACAAACAAACGTGGGGACCAGTATCCGCCACCaaccccccttcatagcaacaaccaccaccaccattgtaaaaatagaggaggcgctgatcGGTCCACATGCCGACCCTACGTTGGCACTATATGTGGTCGCCGTTTCCATATGCCCAGCTGAAACTGATTGGTAACTCTTACCGTGAGTATTACGTGAcgtgataataataatgattttaaggaaataaaacgcgcagtatctgtctcatatattgttggacacctgaaccgcgcccgtaagcgaagcgataaaggagggagtcaaagaagaaagaaagagctgccgcactggaggctccggaataattcgaccacctggggatctttaacgtgcactgacatcgcacagcacacgggcgccttagtattttgcctccataaaaacgcagccgccgccatcgggttcgaacccgggaactccggatcagtagtcgagcgcgttataaccactgagccacagcggcgggttagAACGGCGTGTACCGTTACCGCATGCGCTACCGCTCACAGTTCTGCGcgccgctactgcgcatgcgcagatcgccgtGAGCGTGCCAGACGGCGCCAGGTGCCGGCCAGCTGCGGACACGCCTATCGCGTCGCGTGCACTGACGGCGTGCGCGGTACACAGTAGGGCAGTTGCAGCTGTACACAACCGTGCTAAAATTCTCTAATGTTACAGACTCACGGCCGCTCGCTGTTGGACAGGGGGTGAGCCGCTGCACCGCCGTGCTTAAGTGGCCATTGCAGGGGCAGGCCAGCTGCGGTGTGTCCAAATTAAAAGTCGGGAGTTTTTCCTcgttaccccgccgcggtggctcagtggttagggcgctcgggctactgatccggagttcccgggttcgaacccgaccgcggcggctgcgtttttatggaggaaaaacgctaaggtgcccgtgtgctgtgcgatgtcagtgcacgttaaagatccccaggtggtcgaaattattccggagccctccactacggcacctctttcttctttcactccctcacttatcccttcccatacggcgcggttcaggtgtccaacgatatatgacagatactgtgccatttcctttccccaaaaaccaattattattattattccctcgtGATCTGGACAGGGCCCAAGCGTACATACATGTTTGAATAATGCAGAGGCTAAAGGAGTAtatacacctaattttggtggcggcatgttttcttctctacaatgatgtacTACGTATGAGTAACCTGTGATATTAGCCGAAGACTGctcaataatttataatcgaatttttccgTCATTCTGTTTCGGTTTTAACAGCCGAGCGATGACagcgacgtcaaagagtgcttttgtgtcacgtgaggcatggaaaaacgttgATACAatcgctgctttatcgttttaattcactacggtGCTGAACCTAGCCTTcttcaagagccagaatgacaacgaatgtggaagcaccGATTATACTGCAGCTTTTTAATGCCTGTCTGACGTAACCTGCAAGCACCcactgacgtcacagtcctcattcggcgtTGAAACCGAAACGGCACGAAAaataaatgcgattataaattattagcGGTGGTAGGGGAATACAGTGCATGGTTTCCCATGTATAATAATAATGCCTTACCACACccttgcaaacaagaaaacacgcacccaagaGGTATGCTATGCTATCGCGTAATGTGTGCGGACCTGGCGACTGGAAGAGAACTGATGCTTAAAACAGAATATGACTCCTGCGCACGCACACAGCGCGATAAGGCTACGGCGGTGACCTTGTTCGTGGGACCGGGATATGAAGCAGCTCTATTTTCGCCAAGCGTGGTTCGAATTCCGCTCCGgggaggaagttttttttttctctgccagatacccgccgcggtggctcagtggttataaggctctcgactactgatccggagttcccgggttcgaacccgatatATACCGCGGcgtcctgcgtttttatggaggcaaaacgctaagcgcccgtgcgctgtcagtgaacgttaaatatccccaggtggtcgaaattagagTCACTAAATACAACTTATTTATTTAGTGactgtagtcgaaattattcctgagccctcgaTCCACTACGCGGCACccctctcttcgtttcttcttcactccctcctttatcttacggcgcggttcaggtgtccagtgatatatgagacagatactgcgccatttcctttcccttaaatCCAATTATTATAGATACCGTCGTCATGACGACGATAAGACGCTCCAGTTCGCTCCTCCTGTCGCTATGGGAGGAAGTGACGTTGACGTCTGCATTTGCTGGACACTCGTGTATGTGAAGTTCCCTACTCCTGACGCCAGAAATGGTTCGTAAACAGGGTTGTCGTAGCAGCTTCGACAATGGAATCCTGAAATAGGGACAACCACAACAAATTTCGGCCGCCGCGCGAACTTTTCGAAAGCGCGTGGCGCGAAGTGACATCCATCACTGTACACGTCATCAGTGGTGCCTCGAGCCACGCGAATCTCGCCCTCGCTGCGTTGCTCGCCGCTGCTCGATGTTCCCAGCCACGGAGGAGAGGGAACGTCAGGTACGAAACACTGGCCCGTCATGACGTTGTTGTGCCCTAGTGACCAGGGTAATCACAATTTTAAGCTCTAAAAGGTgctatggctattactaatggccgGCTGTAAATTTCAGATTGCAACAAGAACATTATATACCGAGTCATCTGTTTTCTGATGTGAATCTATTTTTTGAAGATTCGGGTCCACCTCCCTAAAACAACCGGTATATTGAATTGAAGGTTGCATTACATATCGTGATCGAGTTAACTGAAGCGTGACTTCACTCCTTTGCAACAGATAACCGCTTCCATGCGAAACGTGGATGATTCAGTGAGACCGAACGCTGCCCTGCATGCAACATCTGTGTCGCTTCTTCTTGTCCGAAGGTTGTATTTAAGAATGAAGCATAGTACCATAGTCATACTGGCGGCAGATGTATATAGCGTCCTTCCCAGACTCAAAGTTCCCCTTTCCAACGACATTGGCGGTCGACCTCAGGGACTGCCGCGGTTACCTTTATTGACCCGCGGtccattacagaaaaaaaaacaactatgggCACGCTTGAGTCACCTTAATACTGCAATGCGCTAGCATTAGAATTCACATTCAGGTACCGCAACTTCTGTGTGTGGTTGCATCAGTTTTTTCCCAACTGTAGGTTCAACTGCACTGAGCCACAGTAGCAGCTAGGTATCCGCTATGCTGCGACAGTGCCCATACATTTgcatgcattttttgtttttcagttctGTATCTATAGGTTGACgtctagaaactaggttgctcccaacccgatgggcaggttgtgatgacatcacgaggtcacatgacctctctcgatcaatcagcgaatttcgtctCCGATATCGCTTTTGGTgtgcccacccccccccccccccccccccccccccttgaaacTGCCGCGTGTGTCGGCGATGAGGCCGAATGGGTGGGACATGCTGAGTACGCCGACCTTTCAGAAggcaaaaagtgacaagaggaggCAGGCACAAGGggagctgaaattcaaattttgacttcaGGCAACTCTTCTAGAGAACGCATtagaaaaattcttgctggaggatattctgGAAGCGGCATACTTTTACTGAGAGCCCCTTTAATTGCTCATAAGTGACTGCAGCTATCGTGCATTAAACACAAGTTTAGATGGGTGTTTGTGGATAAGAATGAGAGCagtttttaaaaaatagaaattcTAAAAAACAGAATACAATGACATCTTTTCCTAGGAGCAAGCTAGAGTAAAACATGCATTGTCAATTACAAAATCGCGAAAAACGCGTTCTCAGTTTCTTTAGTTCTGTGAAAGATGTAATTCGTGGCGACTTCTCTGCATAGCTTGGACGTCTGTTTCACTTGTTTAGCGAGAATAAAGCTGTGTGTAAGGTGCTTGCATGCagtcaaaagataaacaaaatCGCTACAGAGAAACGTTCCCGACATGTATATGACTTCCACCCTCTTAAAACAGGCTTTACCAGGTGCAGCTTACTATTCCAAGCAGGCTGCCAATTATTACTCAGTTTACATTGTACCAGCTTCATGCAGTCTTTACAGGTCATACTCACTGGTTTGATTTCCTTGTACAGGGCATAATTTCATCAAGCATTTAAACTCATAATAACGCACACCAACAATGTCTGCAATAAGAGTTTTTATTTG includes these proteins:
- the LOC144102020 gene encoding protein O-mannose kinase-like, with protein sequence MHINNAPLFAVSVGWTRCKRCRAALRLRAEQGNQQRPLFWDVCSLRGRVLDVLCMHSRSSLCLKISVLCIVACAFIWRYPEKRSERKLKCWEGVTEQGSLSCRPVCPNGSFGLPGMSDCHPSLSCVDIKSDVRVLDLLALGTVKNVYLAKWKEHTVVLSNLTDARLQPDFQHNLHMHQLLGHADYTVQYMGSCENTLVAEYFKLGSAAGLQTLLNTKLLGYNTLFRRFSLCLSYVTILEYLHSHNRVMCDSNTLLKTLSQYLVHPDLTLRVNDLDALPYATHNEMAACGSPPLLGDLLAPEQHGNMPNESLCSTACDIWKIPDVCLWFLGRTREAESFKFHLFSVHRQCKLHQPDQRPSAAEVLRNYDRIWQEWARGL